In Thermofilum pendens Hrk 5, the sequence GCGAGGGCCCCGGGAAGCGCCTCCAGGTATAGCTTGAGGAGCCTCTTGAAGCTATCCCGGGACGCAGACCCTTTCTCGACACCCTCCAAAACCTCGCCTACGAGCTCCCCTGCCCCGAGCTCTGAGACAGCCTCGCCGAGCAACTTTAAGTCGGGCATCGCTACTGTCAGCGCCCACACTAGCTGCAATAGCATCGACTTACCCACACTGTTCCTGCCCACGAGAACCGTCAGCGGCCTAACCTCTATACTCGCCTCCTCGAAAGGACCGAAGTCCCTCACGTATACACGCGCATTAACAGGCATTCCCATCAACGCATCCAGCGCAACACTCTATTAAACCTGACGAAGACCCCCCGCGCACTAAAGCCAAAAGCCTCACCCATACGCCTGGATAGGCGGGGAAGCTGAACGCAGGCCCCGGCACCGCAACCCTTAAGCGCGGAAAGCCACGTCCAAAGCGCGGCCATGCGTGCACACAAACCTCCCGGCAGAGAACCGGTACTACTGGAAGCCCCGGGCTTGCAGAACGCCCCCGTACTGGAGGCCAGGCTCCTGCACGACGAGAGCATCGGGACCTACCTACAGGTCACACTGAGCTGCGGAGCCAGGGAGGCCCTAGAGCTGTGGGAAAGAGCGGCGGGCGCCGCGAGGCTCCTCGGCGTGCCAGTGCTAATCTACTGGACAGGACCCACCGACCCGCCGCCCTCCGAGCTGGGAGCCAGACTGGGCAGGATACTAGCCAAGATGGGCGTATTCCTGGCGACTAAGGAACCCATAGACACCCTCCAAGCCCTCAAAGAAGAGCGGGCGACAAGCCCTCCCCCGAAGTGACCTCCACTCACGAGTCGCGCGCACCGCTTCAGCGTTAAAACACGTCTCCGCCTGAACTCACCAAAAATTCATATAAGCTGGCGGGCGTACAGCGTAATTGGAAAACTGTAATGGCCATTCCATCCATTGACTGGTCCAGGCTCGAAGAGGTAGTCGAAAGAGCCGTGAGGAGAGCTAGGGCCGATGAGCTGAGAGACCTAGCCGAGGCCGTCAAAGTGCTCGCCGAGTACATGAAGACAGGCTTCGAAAGCACGCTCAGAGCCATAGAGGACCACTCCAAGATGATAGAGGAGCTAACCAAGGAGGTCAGAAATAACTCCAGAATCCTCGAAGAACACTCGAAAGTCCTTGGAGAGCATTCTAGGAGAATAGAAGAACTGGCCGGAGAGATCAGAAATCACTCCAGAGTCCTCGAAGAGCACTCCAAGAGATTAGAGGAGCTAACCAGGGAGGTCAGAAATCACTCTAGAATCCTTGAAGAACACTCCGAGAGGCTGAAAGAGCTGACCAAGAGCGTGGGAGAGCTGAAGGCCGCCGTAGGGTCCATCGGCAGGAGGTGGGGCAGGGACCTCGAGAAGCTCGTCTACGAGCTGTACAAAGACGCGCTGCTAGGACTCGGCGTGAAGGACGTCGGCAAGATAGAAAAGTACACGTACGTCGACATAGACGGGAAGTACTACAGGAGAGGCGCCAGGATAGAGCTAGACATATACATGCACGACACCAGCGTCTACTTCATCGAGGTGAAAAGCCTCCTGGAAGTAGACGACGTGTACTGGTTCAACGAGAAGTGCGGCATCGTATCCAAGATCATAGGCAGAACGCCGACCAGGAGAATCATCGTAGCAGTGAACGCCGCGAAGGAAGCCATCGAAGCAGCACGAGAACTCGGCATCGACGTAGTCTACGGCTCGATAGTAGACTGAAACGCCAGAACGTAAGGCAACGCGCCGACACACAGCTACCCGGACAGTCAGAGCGCCGGCACCGCCTCAACCCTTCTAAACTGTTTCGTCGTAGGGTCAACCTCTAGTGCCAAGTTCTCGAGAGCCGTGACACCCAGAACCTCCGCGTCACCCTCCCTAGCGAAAACAACAATACACGTCGCCCTCTCACCCATGCACCCAATAACGGC encodes:
- a CDS encoding DUF3782 domain-containing protein, encoding MAIPSIDWSRLEEVVERAVRRARADELRDLAEAVKVLAEYMKTGFESTLRAIEDHSKMIEELTKEVRNNSRILEEHSKVLGEHSRRIEELAGEIRNHSRVLEEHSKRLEELTREVRNHSRILEEHSERLKELTKSVGELKAAVGSIGRRWGRDLEKLVYELYKDALLGLGVKDVGKIEKYTYVDIDGKYYRRGARIELDIYMHDTSVYFIEVKSLLEVDDVYWFNEKCGIVSKIIGRTPTRRIIVAVNAAKEAIEAARELGIDVVYGSIVD